AGCGTATAAATCTTTCTACTATAAAGCATATCCACGTTGGAAGGTAAGGTATTTAATATTGAACACATTTGAATGGAAATTTGCGGTTGCTAACTTTCAGATATTGAAAGGGAGAAACGGGGAGGGGTGCAGATTTAGTTCAGAGCGGAAACTGGAGCATGATGTATCCTTTGATTCTCACGTGTTACCAGATTAATTATAGAAATTCATCTGAGGAattataaggaagaaaatgagagggGGGTGCTTGGGAGTTAAGCAAGcagaattcaaaacaaaaactttttttttccattgaccTCAAGCATGTACTATAAATTACTCCTTTACTGGACTGATATGACTTTATTTCTTATACCTTACTTAGGAAAGAAGAATACAGCAGCAGTGTTGACTGTTGgcttaaaaacatttataaatcatTCAGTCGCTTTATATGGTTTATTTAATTAAGCTGatagcactgaaaatcattttggTCAATAGATGCTCTTATCTATGGCTTGAGTTTCCCTACTTTTGGAGAAAAAAGGATTGTtccttaaaattcatattaaaatgtcCCCTGTGGATCAGTTCATATTTAACGAAGAATGCTAGGTGCTAATCTGCCCTCAATCCTGTCTCATAGGTagtgtttttcctattttatggGCAATCTGACTCGCAGAGGGGTTAGGTACTTCCCGAAGACCACCGCCCCAAGCTGGGCTGCAAAGCCAGGCCTTCCCGGCCCCTCGGTCTTTTTCCTCCGTGAACTTCTGGCCTCCGACCCGCACCTGGTTTCTCACttccttctggtttccatttccttctcctcctctcctgcccaccTCCTTCTTTAAGGCACCACAGGCAGCAGGGGTCCTGTTTAAGGCAGGTGAGCAGAGCTGAGTTCATCCCAGGAAGTAACAGAGCGGTGGCTCTCAGAAGCCTGGTCCCTGCCCGATGGGCCAAGGGAGCCCTCATCCAGCACTATGTATTCTCGGTGCTTCTCTCACTGACCACCGTCTGCCCTCTCCTGGAGATTGTGTGACACTTAACTCCTTGTTCATGCCAGTGAGGTCATATGAAGAGAGATAATAGCAAATGCACCTACAAAACTCTggcttcagttttttttcttccactctaAGGGACTTAAGCCTTGGTGATCAAGAAGATGACAGCGGGGACAGAAAGCTATGTGACAGTCTTGGGGGAGAGCCCGGGTTGTGACGGGATGGTAAATTCAACGAAtacttgcatttctttattttggccCTGGAGTGGCCTGGTTTCTAAATGGcccttttcctgcttttctctcttttgaacaTCTGCAAGCAATGCTGAAATGGTTCAGAAGACTAACGCAGTTGTTTCGGTGGATAAATTGTATGCAAGACAGGAATACCTAGTACCCTCAGCTGCAAATATTGTTAATTTTGCTGCCCCTTAAATGTCTTCATGATGtactagaaagaaagaagtccAAAATGAATCCAAAGGGCCATTCCTATAGGCTTTTCCCAGTCCCAACATCTGGTTAATTGCTACATTAGCCAGTGACAGCGGAAGAATAGGCGGTGATAACAAATTGGCATCGTACAATTCAGCAAACAGCTTTCAGAGGTAAATTAAGGATAATGACATTTATTAACCCATTATACAGGAGGGAGCACATgatcattataaatattataaatgaatatttaacttCAAACATATATTTAAGCGTTGATTACTTAAGACCTTATCAATTTACTACTGCTCTGCTGACTAAACCGAATATAGAGGTTTCACGCATGCAGTCTGTTGGGAAAGTTAATATTatagttttcttatttaaatggtCGCAATGAAAACTGATATATGTTCTGAACTCCTCTAGAGTTTCACACTGCCATCAAGTTGTTTAATGATAAAACAAACAGATGTGTATGATTTTTAAAGCATTGAATATTATCTTCGTAGGTGGAACTTGAGACACAGTTGTTCgccaaaagaatattatttatgaTGGTGACTTTTGCATAATGTTTcaatttcttataaattattattttgccGCCAAATTTTGTcctatcaacaaatatttactggggtGCATTAATTCAACTCCGCTTTTAATAAAGTACAGGAGTGTTGCCCACTGGAAAGAAATAATACACAAAAACTAGTAACAGTAACTCTTTGTTCAGTTGAGAATTCTAAGATCGGGACGTTGGCTTTATTAATCTTCTGGACAAGCAGGAAATACTGCTTGATCCGAAGGCGAAACAACGGCAGTGCAGTTGGAACTACAGGAGCATCAGCTCTGCAGTTAGACTATGTGACtcgttttaaatgttttcatttcttctacagCTCTcatttcctcaactttaaaacagaaatattaattatttattaatacattattattaattgatGTACCTCAAAGAGCTGTGAGAACGAAATGAGATTCATACACACTGCTTAGACCAGTGTCACGCACGTAGTAAACACTACTCAACATCAGCTGTGATTTCCGTCACTCGAAAATCAGCcgtaaggaaaagaaagattcgTATTTTCAATAATCCCCCATAATATCATTGGATATAAAAAGACTGATGATTGTCAGTTGACTTCTGCCCTCTATACTGGGTTCACTGGGTCATTTCATTAACCTTGTGATATCTGTCCCACATTTTAGCCAGTGGAACTGTTTGGACCTCACTTGTGGCAAAGTTCTACTATAAGACCATCATACAGAAGCATAGGTGTATGTCTGGGCATTTTCAAAGGTACGAAGTGTAGGAATAATGCAGTGGTTTCCTGACCTATATAAGCAAGCTTTACACATGCTTTTCATGAAATTTATGTTTCTGACCAACAGCTAAGTGACTTTATTTAAATTGCACTAGGACTGATCAgcagtttatttctttaaattatttatatttattgcatCCTATGGATCCACAAAAAGGGTAGTAGACAAGGAGACAGGTATTCGCACACCGTCACATTACATCGGGAAGATGTTCTGTCTTGTCAGCATTGCTTTACTTTATCAGCCGATGATACCCTGTAAGTGAGTATTTTTCTGATGGGCATAGTCTGTGTGTTTAATCACTCTAAGGTGATCTCTCATGTCCGTTAAATAAAACTGACAGTGCtggtcttgcctacaagaaaatCACTGTGCACCAACCCACTATCTTATAAAGTCACCTGGGCGGACCAcagcgggggaggggtgggaggggcaggtgaTGGATGGGCAGGTGCTGGCTGGGTGCTGAGAGGGgcctgggagagaaggaaaagggggctTCTACATGGGAGGGCACTGATGTTCCTAATGGGGAGATGCCAAAGGCCTGTCAGAAGAGGAGTCACTCATGGGGCGCATGACAGGTCAGGGCTTTATCCACCAGGGCACACGGTTGGAGGCTTTGGTACCTCCATCCGTCCACTGCTGGCACAAGGAGAATCGGTGACCCCGAGCAAGCCCTTGGTGCTCTCAGCACCGTTTCAGACACCGatgagaaatatcgtatgatatcagttatatgcggaatctaaaaaaactgatacaaatgaacttatttacaaaacacactcagagaacgaacttatggttaccagggagaagGGTGGCGGAGAGGGGTCTTtggggagtttgggactgacatgtacacaccgcTGTATTTAACatgggtaaccaacaaggacccattgtatagcacagggaactcggcTCACTATTACATAacagcctaaatgggaaaagaattcgaaaaagaagagatacatgtatacgtataactgagtcactttgctgcacacctgaaactacactccaatataaaataaaaagttaaaccaaaaaaccaaaacccccgCGACAGTCTGCCCCTCCCAGCCTGTGACACCCCCTTTCTGGGACCCGCCTGGCGTATTGCTGTTTCAGGACTTGGAGCTCAGCTCCTTGAGACACTTGCAGCCCCTCACACCGAGGGCAGGCCACCGTCggggtgcagagagcagggggacagcagggtgggcaggggtggggagaggtcgGTGTGCCTGCTGCCGTTCCTGCTGATGGTACaaaaagttgtttttctggggtctgCCTGAAAAACCATGAAACGGCGGCTTCTGGGCAGATCTAGTGACTTTAATCCTTCTCTTCTTTGGAGAGTAATGCAAAAGGTACAGTAGGTCTGGGATAGGCCTATTCCAGAACATGCATCACAGCCCTCTGAGTTTGGAAACCGCCCATCGGGGTCCCTTAGATCAGTATGGAATTTCTGGGACGTGGTGAGTCATCCTGGTCACTTCACTGAACACGGAGCCTCAATAATGTCTCTCCCGCGTGAATTAACTGTATCTCTCAGGGTTTACTCCGACtcacagatttttgttttctttcttttccggCAGGTTCCTGGGCAGATCGGTCACCACTTCATGAAGCGGCAAGTCAAGGTCGTCTTCTCGCTCTGAGAACATTATTATCGCAGGTAAAATATAACGTGTACTTTAAAATATGCCCTCGTCCCATGAGCGTAGCGTCTGAACATTCGTTGCCAGTAGTACttaactcaaaataataaaattgcttAATAAATTTTACTAGTCTTTTTAACTCACATTATTAGCCAAGTTCACAGTTTCTCACTTATCTCCAaaacttctttttcaatattttggtGTAGTCTTAGGTCTTACTGTTTCAGATTTCTCATACCGTATATTTGTTCATTGATAGTCATATTTAAGCAGGAAGTAATTGGAGGTAGGTATCATTCATCACACATTTGTAATATGCTTAACTCAGTACAACGTGTACAGCTAATTGCAGCCTTAGTTCAGTCCTAAAACATCCAAGAGGAGGTGATCAGACCGGATGCCTAAGCAGTCTTTTTTACATTATGGTGATCTGTAGTGTGTTACAGGGGTTCGCCTAGGAAAGCTGCAAAACAATCATTTTTACACCTGTCTGTGCACCAGACTCACCtgtggaaaaactgaaaagcacAGATTCCTTATTGACGTAGAAGGGACTGTGCCTTGGCCAGCGTGATTTAAATGCACACCCAGATCTGGAAGTCCTTGCCCTGGTGCTTCCCAGTATCAGGCAGACAGGAGTGTTCTCGGATGACTCCAAGGGAAGGAAGGGCTGTCACCCACTTTAAGCAGCGTTGCCGGGGGCTTGGAGCACCTGGATTCCAGGCTGGCACCTGAGGTGAATCACAACCTGTCTGAGCCTTCTTTTTCTCACCTGTACAGTAAGGATGCAGGCACCCCCCGTGGCCTTCCAGTTCTGGGATAACCCTGTGACTATGTTGTTTGCTCATCActtgatgaaaaatacaataaaaactgcaaaaacatcACTAACTTCTAAAGGGTAACCTCCCTGAAAGGGTCCTGCAGTTCTCGGAGAGGAGAGTGATCTTAGGATATTTCTCAACACGTAGCTCATGTCCATGGATGGGGCAGCCGAGAGGAGTCAGAGGATGCCCCCAGCCAGGCTTTGTGAGGCGGAATCTTGACCTTCACAGAAGCTTCTGTCACGGGTCACCTTAGTGGGCAGCAGCCGGGAATTAGCTCTCCAAGTCTGGCTGCGGGCTAGCCGATTCAAAACCCCCCAGAGGATAATTTAAGGGATCTTAAAAATTGCCACTTGCTAGTGACAGAGATTTGgggtgatatttattttcttgccttcatTTTAAGATTCTTCGTGTCCATTCTGGTATTATCACAGAGCATGGTAATCTATAAGATGTTACGGGGGTTTGGCCATGAAAATCTTCCTATTACATTGCTTAGAACGATTGTCAATAGACAATGAATTACCAAAAATAGCAAGAAGGCTAGGAATCTCATATCCTAgcaatatttgattattttagtcTGATATCGTTAGTTtaattggaataaaaatattttaagttgtaCTTAGTTTTcattgaataataaaataaaatcaaacatttcCTGTATACTTAGTTTTCAttgagtaataaaataaaatcaaacatttcCTATATGCTGGGCATTGTAATCATTATTGCTTtgcatatatcatctcatttaatcctcatggtaACCCTAAAATTTAGCCGTTAGAGTAGTTgtccaaattaaaataattactgcaTTATGGAGCTTCAAACCCACATCTAACTGACTCGGTATTCAGATCTCTTAACCACTGACATACAATCTCGTTGATGGGGTTCAGAGCAGTCTGCCCCAAAATACGCCCAGAtagcatattgattattttgagttaaagcTATATGAGAAACAGCCAGTATAAAGAAGGACACTCTGCCTCTCCTTTGTCCCCCTGAAATCGGGAAACAAAGCTCCCAGGGGAGGTATCCTCCCCCTGCTGGGCATCCTTGTCACCAGAGAAGGCGAACTTGGGGTGGAGGAAGCTGTATAAACAAACTTTACTTACTTTTAAGTTGCTACTCCAAAAGCCCAAATCCTTTTGTCTCGTCAAATCTTCACAAACAATTGattctttgtttataaaattagGTAAACAGCCTACGGCAGACAAATTCTAGGTCCTATACCTATGGGGCCTCCATACGTATGAAATTAAACTTGTTTTCCTTCTGTTCATTGGTCTTATGTCAATttgattattagaccagccaaaagaacctagaagagtagaAAAAAGGTTTTTCTCCCCTACGTAGTCGTACCTATTTAGTGACAAAAATTCATGGAGCAACTTAAGACAATTTCTTTTTACCCCAGTCTAGGCTGACCTGAAATTTTATATCCCCCATCAAAACAGGGGATCCAGCCCAGAAACAGTCTTCAGTTctacaaaacaaaagacaaaatagcAATAGCAGCCAAAGCGATtcataaagtcaaaaaaaaaaaaaacgttaagGAAGCAGAGCTTAGAGAAAACATCCAGAATCCTTTGGGTGCACTGCTTAAGGCAGTACGGGGTGCAGATAGGATGGTCACAACAGTTTGGCTCAAGGGATCTGACAGCCGACTGGCTGTGGGCATTTGAACTGGCCGTTCCTCCTAACTAAAACCTGACGTGCCTGAAATTCTCTGATCTTTGATATCGCCCTCTAATGACAATTATAGAGAGGATTTTTTCTGACGTTTTGCtcacatttcaaaattattgaTGTCACATTTAGGGCTATAATGTCAATGCAGTAACCATAGACCACGTCACCCCGTTACACGAGGCCTGCCTTGGAGATCACGTGGCCTGTGCCAGGACACTTCTGCAAGCTGGAGCTAACGTAAGTGCCTCTGAGAAGCGTTATACGTTTCCACATCACCCGGCTGAGAGAATCAAGCAAAGTGCTCcatttgcttctctttccttcttcgtAGTTTTCAAAAAATAGGAGAACAAAAATAAAGCTCTCAAATCGCCCCCTTGAACTCTAAGCAGGCTTTCCAGTCATTGCAGAGGAATGGGCAGCGTGCTGCGTCATATGGAGTATTCTTCAGGCTGTTTGCTGCTGTCGAGATTCTAAATAGCCGTAGATGAATATCGTTATGCCTGTAATGTTCGCTCATCTTTTCAATGATTCTTTTaagacaaattctcagaaatggaATTTCCAATTTCAACTGCCATGAGCAAAATGGCTTCACCACAACTGTCATCACTATtacatttgtacctttttttcctaattatggAGCCTAATCattgaatccttttttttttttttttttttttgcggtacgcgggcctctcactgttgtggcctctcccgctgcggagcacagtctccggacacgcaggctcagcggccatggctcacgggcccagccgctccgcggcatgtgggatcttcccggatcggggcacgaacccgcgtcccctgcatcggcaggcagactctcaaccactgcgccaccagggaagccctgaatccaTTTTTGTGTATTTGATCCTcgggtattttctttttcatgattccCCTAGTCGCACGCCCACTCCTGTGGATTATCTACCACATCATATTTCTATTTATCCTTGTAGTTTTTAAGCTTTGCTTATGGATATGTGTGAGCTAAATAGACTTTGTCATCTTTACTGGCCACATGTTCTCAATTATCTGTTCCCAGGTCACGTACCTGTTTTTAAGTGCCTGACAGCGAGTGCTGTATGATTCTGTGACTCTCATTCTCAGAGCTCTGGTTTGGTTTAGGTAAATGCGATCACCATAGACGGTGTGACCCCGTTATTCAATGCGTGCTCACAAGGCAGCCCCAGCTGCACAGAACTGCTTCTGGAATATGGTGCCAAACCCCAGCAGGAGTCCTGTCTTCCTTCCCCTACACACGAGGCCGCCAGCAAAGGTACCCGTGACCCCAGCTTAAGTGACAAGGGGAGAAAGCTCCTTCAGCAACATGCTGTTTATAGTGAATAACTGCAGGGAGAAACCTAGGTGGAGGTGTACGTTTTGCGGGGGGAACAGGTATTCAGGAAACATAAACTCACCTGTACTTTGTGTTGGCAGGTCACCATGAATGTCTGGAAGTCCTCATATCCTGGGGCATAGATGTTGATCAAGACATTCCTCATCTGGGAACCCCTCTGTATGTAGCTTCTATGTCTCAGCAGTTCCACTGCATCCGGAAGCTTCTTTACGCTGGTAATTTTCTGTACAACATCTTCCATTCTATTTGTACACACAAGCAATTATTCAGCTCCATGTTGATTTCTGTAAATAAgcatctttaaaaattacatcgCATGGCTAAAAATGTTCTTATTCTAAGCATTCTCACATATAACTATAAAACCCATAAAAAGAACCTCATTTATGGTAACTCCACTTCACCTCAAAACTCCAAAAGCCATATAAAAGgtcataaaattaaaatcctcAAGGGTGGATATAATGGTGCCAAGTATGTATATCTCTGTGAACAAACCCATCAAAAGAAATGTTAGGGATTATAAATGATTAGATACCTTTTCTTCCAAGACTTTCCCAGACTTTGTAATCTACCTGAAAAGACTTAATCCCTCTTCACTTACTTGAAACAAACCAGTTCCTCAAGGTTCAGCTTTAGCCCCTGAGAAACTATTCCTAATCTTTTGAGACCATAGTGATCTCTCCCACTATAGAACTGGGAGCCCTCTTAGGATataaattatgtctttttttcccatccTCTCTTTTCCCTAGCACAATGCCTCTCACGTGGCAGGTGcttcaaatatacataaaattagtAAGCGGATTTCTATGGTTTTTATTGTCTATGACACTCATTTGGCCTCTGATATATACTGACACATATTTTTAGTAATCCCTTTATGTGTTACTCACATCATCTTGGCAAAATTATAAACTTCTGCAAGCAGTGTCTCCATCCCTTTACATCTAGTAAGAGTCCTAAACGTGAGTTCTGCTAATAACAGCTGACAGATGGTTATTTTCTGGTTACATTCTCCCATAAATTTGTATAACAGAAGAGTTTATTCTTTATCACCTTCCTTTACTTTGCTAgcaatattcttttccaaatattttatattgggttaaaaaaaaactggaaaattattgTTAGTAACTGTGGATCGATTGTTATTCGCAGGCTCTGTTCTCCCATAAAACTGATATAACCAACAGAATTTACGCTTTCTCTGTGGAGATTTTGTTATGGAATATAATTTTtccactgttttacatttgatttgaaaatattgaaagcaatTACATTTATTGAAACTTGAGCGTAGCAAGAGGGCCGTAAAGGGACTATTAAAATGTACTGCTTCTTATAAGCATCATTAGTTTTACCGATGGTATCGGACAACAGAAATGAGAAGGACTTGATGGGTTTTTACTAATAGACATGTCTTGGTGTTGTAACTATTTATGTCCTGGAAATATTATTGTTTACAGTATTAAACGGTATGTATTCATTGCACGTGATGACCCCCGTGTACCAGGGGCTTGCACTAAGATAAAACAACTATGTAATAGATAATTTAACATGTAAGAGcattttaatataagcatttaaaaacttGCTTTGCATGCAGAAATATAGTGTGCCTTTCCGTTTAAGAGGCTCAGTACccttatatatttattgaattaaactACATGAGTGAGAAGTAAGGGGAAAATCTATATACATTTTACCCAAAGAGCTCACCTATCTAGATTCATGAGTTTTCCAAGAAACCAAAGTGCTCTATTgccttaaaataaatgaaaagaataagagCAATAAGCTCTGGAATAATCCTAAAAACTGTCCATTATGATGAAAAGGGATGAGTCAACCTAACTGTGCGCTCTTTGTAATACTAATTAATATGACTCCTTTGGGAActgcttaaaatttaaaaacatttttttttattatgagatCTTTCAAGCACAGAGAAAAATGTTAGAGAATCTAACAAAAGTGTGCATTCTGCAACCAGCTGTATCACGTTTTAAGATGAAATATGCAtgtttatgtatattatacataaagaAAGAACTCCTTGCAGAAAGAGTTGAGGCCCTCTTTGTGGCTGACGCACCTGCCTCGCCTTGGTGAGGTTAAGTGACTCATTTAACTAATTCTGTTTGTATCTACCATCATTCCTCATTTCCATGTAGGCGCTGACGtacaaaaaggcaaatattggGATACCCCATTACACGCTGCTGCTCAACAGTCCTGTACAGAAATTGTAAACTTACTGCTAGAATTTGGAGCGGACGTCAATGCCAGAAACACAGAGCTTCTGAGACCTGTCGACGTAGCGACCTCTAGCAGTTTGGTGGAAAGATTACTGCTTCAGCATGAAGGTAAGAACAATCCATGTGGGCATTAAAAAAGTTTTGTTTGCCTGAAGTAGATGaaatttaaagacttttttgTTGGCATGTAAAAtaacaatgggggcttccctggtggcgcagtggttgagagtccgcctgctgatgcaggggacacgggttcgtgccccggtccgggaggatcccacatgccgcggagcggctgggcccgtgagccgtggccgctgagcctgcgcgtccggagcctgtgctccgcagcgggagaggccacagcagtgagaggcccgcgtaccgcaaaaaaaataaaaattaaaaaaaaataacaatggcataacatttggaatattttttgaaagaagataATTTTTTGCCTTGGGTTCCACCTGTAACGAAGGGATCATCTTGATTTCCTTTGTGCTCATCTTACCTAGATTCTGTGCTCGTTTGGTGAAGTTAAACATAGTGTTTCTTTTGACAATAAACGATATGtaattctgtttaatattttaataaatatttggaaacatgCCCCATTTT
This genomic window from Phocoena sinus isolate mPhoSin1 chromosome 21, mPhoSin1.pri, whole genome shotgun sequence contains:
- the ASB5 gene encoding ankyrin repeat and SOCS box protein 5 isoform X2, with the translated sequence MSVVEESRPFAQQLSNVYFTILSLFCFKLFVKISLAILSHFYIVKGNRKEAARIAAEFYGVTQGQGSWADRSPLHEAASQGRLLALRTLLSQGYNVNAVTIDHVTPLHEACLGDHVACARTLLQAGANVNAITIDGVTPLFNACSQGSPSCTELLLEYGAKPQQESCLPSPTHEAASKGHHECLEVLISWGIDVDQDIPHLGTPLYVASMSQQFHCIRKLLYAGADVQKGKYWDTPLHAAAQQSCTEIVNLLLEFGADVNARNTELLRPVDVATSSSLVERLLLQHEATPSSLCQLCRLCIRNYIGRPRLHLIPQLQLPTLLQNFLQYR